One genomic window of Camelina sativa cultivar DH55 chromosome 5, Cs, whole genome shotgun sequence includes the following:
- the LOC104786920 gene encoding UDP-glycosyltransferase 86A2, whose protein sequence is MADVKNPKNHNHHHLHALLIPYPFQGHVNPFVQLAIKLASQGITVTFVNTHYIHHQITNGSDGDIFAGVRSESGLDIRYATVSDGLPVGFDRSLNHDTYQSSLLHVFYAHVEELVASLVGGDGGVNVMIADTFFVWPSVVARKFGLVCVSFWTEAALVFSLYYHLDLLRIHGHFGAQETRDDLINYIPGVAAINPKDTASYLQETDTSSVVHQIIFKAFEDVKKVDFVLCNTIQQFEDKTIKALNSKIPFYAVGPIIPFNLQSGSSVTTSLWSESDCTQWLNTKPKSSVLYVSFGSYAHVTKKDLVEIAHGILQSKVNFVWVVRPDIVSSDETNPLPEGFETEAGDRGIVIPWCCQMTVLSHESVGGFLTHCGWNSILETIWCEVPVLCFPLLTDQVTNRKLVVDDWEIGINLCEDRSDFGRDEVGRNINRLMCGVSKDKIGRVKMSLEGAVRNSGSSSEMNLGLFIDGLMAKVGLSNGKA, encoded by the exons ATGGCGGAcgttaaaaaccctaaaaatcataatcatcatcatcttcatgctCTCCTGATCCCATATCCGTTTCAAGGACATGTAAACCCGTTTGTACAGTTAGCCATCAAGCTAGCGTCACAAGGGATCACCGTCACATTCGTCAACACTCATTACATCCACCACCAGATCACAAACGGCTCCGATGGAGATATTTTCGCCGGAGTTAGGTCCGAGTCTGGCCTTGACATAAGGTACGCGACGGTTTCCGATGGTTTACCGGTGGGGTTTGACCGGTCCTTGAACCATGACACGTACCAGTCGTCTCTGTTGCACGTATTCTACGCGCATGTGGAAGAGCTTGTGGCGAGTCTTGTCGGAGGAGACGGCGGTGTGAATGTGATGATCGCCGACACGTTCTTTGTGTGGCCGTCGGTGGTTGCGAggaagtttggtttggtttgtgtctCGTTTTGGACCGAAGCTGCTTTAGTTTTCTCGCTTTATTACCATTTGGATCTGCTTCGGATTCATGGCCATTTTGGTGCTCAAG AAACCCGCGACGATCTGATAAACTACATTCCCGGAGTCGCCGCGATAAACCCAAAAGACACGGCGTCGTATCTTCAAGAAACAGATACTTCTTCAGTAGTTCATCAAATCATCTTCAAAGCATTCGAAGACGTGAAAAAAGTCGACTTTGTACTCTGTAACACGATACAACAATTCGAAGACAAAACAATCAAAGCACTCAACTCAAAGATCCCATTTTACGCAGTCGGACCAATCATCCCGTTCAATCTTCAGTCCGGTTCTTCAGTCACAACATCACTCTGGTCTGAATCAGACTGTACACAATGGCTCAACACTAAACCAAAAAGCTCAGTCCTTTACGTCTCATTCGGTAGCTACGCCCACGTAACTAAGAAGGATCTCGTCGAGATAGCTCACGGGATATTACAGAGCAAAGTCAATTTCGTTTGGGTGGTTCGACCAGACATTGTTAGTTCAGACGAGACAAACCCATTACCGGAAGGTTTCGAGACAGAAGCTGGAGACCGTGGGATTGTGATACCATGGTGTTGTCAGATGACGGTTCTGTCACATGAGAGTGTTGGTGGGTTTTTAACACATTGTGGTTGGAACTCGATACTGGAGACGATTTGGTGTGAGGTTCCTGTGTTGTGTTTCCCGTTGTTGACTGATCAGGTTACGAATAGGAAGCTTGTGGTTGATGATTGGGAGATTGGGATCAATCTTTGTGAAGATCGGAGTGATTTTGGGAGAGATGAAGTTGGGAGGAATATTAACCGTTTGATGTGTGGAGTTTCTAAGGACAAGATCGGACGGGTGAAAATGAGTTTGGAAGGTGCGGTGAGAAACAGTGGATCATCGTCTGAGATGAACTTGggtttgtttattgatggtCTTATGGCTAAGGTTGGTTTATCTAATGGGAAAgcttaa